From the genome of Impatiens glandulifera chromosome 9, dImpGla2.1, whole genome shotgun sequence, one region includes:
- the LOC124915533 gene encoding RING-H2 finger protein ATL70-like, with protein MNSTVGTGGFLDSPNIGGFGYAIGVSVGILLLITTITLASYFCTRLPNSTVAVAGPNSAAARQRNDDVLQFHTVVEVGIDEETLLSFPRLLYSEAKMKKKDTTTTATCCSICLADYRGNDVLRLLPECGHLFHQRCVDPWLRLHPTCPVCRNSPVPTPLSTPLAEVVPLSTRQGG; from the coding sequence ATGAATTCAACAGTCGGCACCGGCGGTTTCCTCGACAGTCCAAACATCGGCGGCTTCGGTTACGCAATCGGCGTCTCCGTCGGAATCCTCCTTCTAATAACCACCATCACTCTCGCCTCCTATTTCTGTACCCGTCTCCCCAATTCCACCGTCGCCGTCGCCGGTCCCAACTCCGCCGCCGCCAGACAGAGGAATGATGATGTATTACAGTTTCATACAGTAGTTGAAGTGGGTATTGACGAGGAAACACTTTTGAGTTTTCCTAGGTTATTATATTCAGAAgcaaagatgaagaagaaagataCAACAACAACAGCAACATGTTGTTCGATTTGTTTGGCAGATTATAGAGGAAATGATGTTTTAAGATTATTGCCGGAATGTGGTCATTTGTTTCATCAAAGATGTGTTGATCCATGGTTAAGATTACATCCCACTTGTCCGGTTTGCCGGAATTCGCCGGTGCCGACACCACTTTCCACGCCGTTAGCGGAAGTTGTTCCTCTATCAACCAGACAGGGTGGATGa